From the genome of Thermoplasmata archaeon:
AGTCCTATCGACTCTTAGGCCGACCGAACCGCGTCAGCTGCCGCTGCTTGCGGGAGAAGGCTTATCCGGCCTCGTGGGAGTCCGGGAGGCCGCGGGGTAGCGGGAGGTCGCGAGACGATGGCGAGAGGATCAGGCCGAGGGAAAGGGGACGAGGCGCGGGTCCGGGTCGCGTTCCGGGTGCCGCTCGAGTTCGCGTTCGCTTGGTGCACAGACTACACGCCCGGCGACGCGGCCCTCGAGGGCGAGTCGTACCTGCGCAAGGTCGTGGAACGAACGCCGCGCCGCGTGATCTTCGAGGATCTCGAGGAAACGCCGTCGGGCTGGATCTGGGGGCGGGACGTCGTTACCCTGCGCCCGCCGAGGCGCTGGCACATGGAGGGCGTCGGGAGCCACCGCGACGTGACCGCGGATTACGTTCTGACAAAACTCCCGGACGGCCGGACTCAGATGGAGCTGCGATGGTGGAGACGCGCGAAGCCGCTGGGAAAGAAGATCCCGCGCCGGCGACGCGAGCAGGAGACGACCCGGGCGTGGAAGCGCTTCGCCGCGGCCATGGAGCGAGACTATCGCCGGTCGAAGCGTAAAGGGTAGACTTCTTCGTCACGGACCCCGCATCCGGTCCCGGGTCGTGTCCGTTCACGGGACGATCTTGACGGGAGTGCCCAGGGCCTGCGGCGGGAAGCCGCGGTCCCATTTCACGCGGAGGGCGCCCTTCCGCCCATGCAGGGCGACGACGCGGCCGAGGATCTTCAGCCCGTCCTCGCGCGCCCAGACCACGCGCGCCCCGAGGAGCTTCGCCGCGTCCTCGGGCTTGGCGAGGTCCACGACGGTCCGGTAGTTGTCCTGCTTGAACTTGCTGTGGAGGAACGCGGTCACGGTTCCGATCACGTCGCCCTTCGCCATAGGACCGACGCCAGGGTGGCGTGACGTATAAGGGCTTCGGACGCGGCCAGATCCGGAGGAAGGCGCGGCCTCAGTGGAGGAGGCCGTTCGCCTTGAGCTCCGCGGTGATCCGCTCCACGGCCTTGTCGACGTCCTCGGGCTTCCGGGCGCCCGTGCAGACGACCTTGCCGCTGCCGAACATGAGGAGGACGACCTTGGGGTCGTCGAGGCGGTAGACGAGCCCGGGGAACTGCTCCGGCTCGTACTCGACGGAGGTGAGGCCGAGGGTGACCGCGACCGTGTTCAGGTCGATCTGGGCGCCTAGGTCGGCGGTGGCGACGATGTTCTGGACCTCGATCTCGGGATCCTTCTTCACGGAGAACCCCGCGGCGGCGATCTGCTTGGAGACGAGCGCGATCGCGGTCCTCACGCTCTCCAGGCTCTTCGCGCCCGTGCACACGACCTTCCCGCTCCTGAACAGGAGGATCGCGGTCTTCGGCTCCTTGATCCGGTAGATGAGCCCGGGGAACTGCTCGGGCTCGTACTCCGAGCCGCCCAGGGCGAGGGCGATCGCCTTGAGGTCGAGCTCCTGCCCAAGCGAGGTCGACGCGACGACGTTCTCGATTCGGTACGTGGCCATCGAATGAATCTCCCTGGGCCGGAATCACCAACGCCTGGGCGCTTGGAGGTTACGGGACTTGTCTGGTGCCGTATATAGTTCGGGCTCCCCCGCCGGGCCCGCGTCCGCGGGGGCACCCGAGGAGATTACTCCGTCGGCCGACCGTCGTACTCTTCCGGGGCGGCCTCGGCGTCCTGCTTCGTCCTTCGGACCACCCGGTCCTTGTGCTCCGGCGGAGCGTAGATCGTATAGAGTTTGAGGTCCGCGGTCTTTGACGTGTTGATCACGTTGTGCCTCGCCCCGCACGGGACGATCACCGCGGTTCCGTCCTTCACCGGGTTTCGGACGCCGTCGATCAGGGCAACTCCGGTCCCCGCCTCGAACCGGAAGAACTGGTCGACATCCTCGTGGACTTCCTCGCCGATCTCCTCTCCGGGCTTCAGGCGCATAAGGACGAGCTGCTGATGCTTGGCTGTGTACAGGACACGGCGGAAGTCCATGTTCTTCCTCGTCTCCTCCTCGATCCCCGCGACGAAACCCTTCTTCATGCTCCGACCCCGGGCCACGTAGCGCCGTTGGCGGTAATACGGGTTCGGTCCCCGCGTCCTCCTGCGGGACGGGATTCCCGAGCCGGAGGCGAGGGATTCGATCGGGGCGTTAGAGCCTCACCTCATCGATTTCACTTTCGAGGATGCGCTCGACGCAGTCGCTGTCCGCGCCAAGATGAACCGAAAGACGAGGTTCACCCTGGGAAACGCGGCCCGGGGTCGAGCCCGCTTCACGGTCGCCGTGGCCCAGTCCATCCATGCCCTCATCAAAGCCAACGACGCGATCACCATGCGGTTCCTCGGCCGGCGGTCCACCCGGCACGAGGACGCGGCGGTCCTGTTCGGGCTGCTGATCCGGCAGAACAAGATCGACCCCAAGTTCGCATCGGTCCGTTCCCTTCTCACCCGGGCTATCGCGACGAAGTCCGACTATGACTACAAAGGCCTCGAAACGGGACACGATGAAGCGAAGAAGTGGATCCGAGACGTCGCGAGCTTTCTCCAGCTGGCCAAGGAGATTCTCGGGGCGAGGCGCTCATGACGATCGCGCCATCGGGCCACCCACTACTCCGAACCGCGTTCTCGTGAGAGGCGAGGCTGCGACCCAGGAGGCGGGCGGCGTGGGAAGGCCCGGGCCTCCGTCTTCTTTGTGCGGTCGACGCCACCCGATTCCCGTGCCTACAACTCCACGAGCCGCGCCAGGTTCTCGAGCGACTGGGTCCAGCCCATCAACGCGTTCTCGACGGGGATCGCCTTGGGCACTCCCTCTTGCACGATGTCCACCTTCGTCCCGCCGCGCACGTCCCGGAACGTGACCGTGACCGTCATTTCGCCCTGCATGGCCGGGTCGTCGCTTTCGAACTTGTCCGTGTAGCGCAGGCGCTCGTAAGGCTTGATCTGGAGGAACTTCCCGCCGAAGAAGTGGGTGTCCGTCTTGTCGAGGGACGAGAAGCTCAGCCGGTGCGTCCCCCCGACCTTGGGCTCGAACGTGTACACGTGGGCCGAGTATCCGTTCGGCGGGAGCCACTTGGCGAACGCGTCGGGGTCGAGGAACGCGTTGAACACGCGTTCGCGGGGCGCCTTGAAGACGCGGCTCAGTCGCAC
Proteins encoded in this window:
- a CDS encoding TATA-box-binding protein, which codes for MATYRIENVVASTSLGQELDLKAIALALGGSEYEPEQFPGLIYRIKEPKTAILLFRSGKVVCTGAKSLESVRTAIALVSKQIAAAGFSVKKDPEIEVQNIVATADLGAQIDLNTVAVTLGLTSVEYEPEQFPGLVYRLDDPKVVLLMFGSGKVVCTGARKPEDVDKAVERITAELKANGLLH
- a CDS encoding 50S ribosomal protein L35ae; the protein is MAKGDVIGTVTAFLHSKFKQDNYRTVVDLAKPEDAAKLLGARVVWAREDGLKILGRVVALHGRKGALRVKWDRGFPPQALGTPVKIVP
- a CDS encoding metalloregulator ArsR/SmtB family transcription factor, with product MLKRKNVGLDDVFAALAHPIRRAIIERLAEGECTVGELAAPHHVSLPAISQHLRVLEEAGLLEQTPTGRVRRCALKGAPLSAAFSWIVQYRIFWEDMLDGIAENVEGKGSTMTARKVKTKTMTGTVRLSRVFKAPRERVFNAFLDPDAFAKWLPPNGYSAHVYTFEPKVGGTHRLSFSSLDKTDTHFFGGKFLQIKPYERLRYTDKFESDDPAMQGEMTVTVTFRDVRGGTKVDIVQEGVPKAIPVENALMGWTQSLENLARLVEL
- a CDS encoding cupin domain-containing protein, which produces MKKGFVAGIEEETRKNMDFRRVLYTAKHQQLVLMRLKPGEEIGEEVHEDVDQFFRFEAGTGVALIDGVRNPVKDGTAVIVPCGARHNVINTSKTADLKLYTIYAPPEHKDRVVRRTKQDAEAAPEEYDGRPTE